From the genome of Planctomycetota bacterium:
GTTGCAAACCGCAAGTGCTGTAAGACATTCCCTCTATCGACCGCGGGCGTTTCAATCAAGCCATTGTTTGTCCTTGAGCTTGCGCGGCAGGTACTGCTCCGTGATGAAGCTGAAATCCTTGTTCGACAACGCTTCCAGCTCCAGCTTCACCCCCAGACTCAACATCTTCTTGATCTCCTTCTGCCATTCCTTCTTCTGGAACCACTCATAGTTGAGCACTTCCTTGGCGCGGCGGATGTCCTGATCATTGAGCTTGATCGCCACCGTCTTGGGAATGTCGAAGCGCTCCGCATCGAAGGCGCTCATGCCGATGAACCGGGCCGATGGAATCGCCATGCGCTCCGACTCGAACGCCAGATTGATCGACCCCTGCTTGACGACGGAATAGATGTAGTAACCCCACGGGTCGTTATCGACGAGCACGTAGACGGGCAGCTTCAGTTCGTTGTGCATGCGCCAGATCAGACGGCGGACGCCGCGCGGCGGTTGACCGCCGCCGTGGATGATCATGCACTTGTGCTGCTCCCAGTAGCGGTCTTCGCTGAACCGACGCCAGACCGCTCCCTTTTCGATGAGCAGAATGTACTTGGCGGACCCGCGTTTGAATTTGATGATGTCGTCCTCGACGATCGACGGAATCGCCCAGCCCCCCGAACCCATCTTCGACAGGTCGATCGTGTCGCCGTTGTCCTCAATGACCATCGGCCCGACCATCGCGCCCTTCGGTTCGGCGAACAGCCCCAATTCCTCGCGCAGCGCCGCGACCGTCACTTCCAGATCTTCGATGATCGGGTCCGATTCGCTCTGCTCGTCGAAGGTGTTTTCCTTCGTGCCTTCGATGGTGTGCTTGCAGTGGTAGAAGAGGTCTCGGATGCTCGTGGTCTTTTCCTGACGGATCAACTCGCTGCAGCCGGAGGCGATCAGCGTCGTCTGCATGAATTTCTTGGCTTGACCGAGATTGAAGAAGCTCCGCCGTTGCGTATTGTCGCCCATGCGGATGAGCCGCGATTTGGAATCGAAGCTCACGTTCGACAAGGCCCGCGTCGGTATGTCCACGCCCGGATCGTTCTCCTTGCCCACCTGCTTGGCGATGTCGTCCGCCATGCCCACCAGCTTCGCCGCCGTATCGCCCGGCCGCCGCTTGGAGCGCACAATCTTGATCTTTTTGGTGGGTGCAGACGCCGGCGCCGCCTTCGATTTTGTGGTCTTCTTGGCCATGTTGGTTTCCTTACCAATCGATTCGCAAACCCCCAATCTATCCGCTCATCCGCCTTTCGTCACCTTCGCCCACGTATTCATCCCGAGCTCAAACGCCCCCATCGTCAGCCCCGCCTCCCCGAACCGCGTCTCCCGCATCACCCCCCGAATCGTCCCCCGGCTGTAACTTCCGACATGCTCATCGATCTCCACCGCGCTGACGAGCCCCATCCACTTCATCACGCTCAGCATCGGCCCCGTCCAACCCGCCGGGGTCGTCAGAATGTAGCACCCGCCGGGGCGCAACACGCGGTGAATCTCGTCAATCAGACCGATCAGCCGTCCGCGCTCGATGTGCTCGAACACCGCCAGCATCGTCACCACCTCAAAATGCCCGTCCTCAAACGGCAGCGCCGCATCCGCATGAGCATCGAACCGGCCAATCCGCAGCGGTTCGATCTCGAACGTCGCCACCTTGTCCAGTCCGTGCTTTTCGCGGAATTGCGTATGCGTCAGAAAATACGGCACGGACCCGCAGCCGATATCCAATAGCCGCCCATCGCGCAGCCCCGGCGGAATGAGTCGGTCCGCCATCGCCGCCCGGCGATGGGCCAGCCACGTCTCCAGCAACCCCTTCCCGCGTGTCACACTTGTTGGCTGCATCGTTTTCCGGTACATCCTCGCAATAGGTCAACGCATGAGGTTATCCGTCGTCATGCCCGTGTACAACGAAGCCGCGACGATCCGCCGGGTCGTCGAGCGGGTCCGCGCCGTCGGGCTGGACATGGAACTGATCATCGTCGACGACGGCTCCACCGACGGCACGCGCGACGAACTGGCCAAAATCGCCGCTGAAATGACCGATCTACGCGTCATCTATCACGACCATAACAAGGGCAAAGGCGCCGCCCTCGCCACCGGGTTCAAACATGCGACCGGCGAACTGGTCATCATCCAGGACGCCGACATGGAGTACGACCCCGCCGAGTACCCCGAGCTGATCAAGCCCATCGTCGACGGCAACGCCGACGTCGTCTTCGGCTCCCGCTTCATCTCCAGCCACCCGCACCGCGTTCTCTACTACTGGCACTCCGTCGGCAACCGGCTCATCACGCTGTTCTCGAATATGTTCACCAATCTAAACCTGACCGACATCGAAGTCTGCTACAAGGTCTTCCGCCGCGAGATCATTCAGGGGATCACCATCGAGGAAAACCGCTTCGGCTTCGAGCCCGAGATCACGGCGAAGATCGCCAGGATGCGCTGCCGCGTCTATGAAGTGGGCATCTCCTACTCCGGCCGCACCTACGCCGAAGGCAAAAAAATCGGCTGGCGCGACGGCGTGCGGGCGCTGTGGTGCATCGTCAAATACAACCTCTTGACCTGACCCCGCACCGGCGCGGCAAGAGAGCGCTTTTTTGACCTTGCCGTGCGCCCCCGATATTTCATCAATATCGTCGTTTTCCGCGCATCACCCTGACGCAAATCGCGCATGGGCGCGCCCGTGCGCACCGGCGCACCGGGGTCGGGCGCGCCCATGCGCGCTTTTTCAGAACTTATAACCGCAACGCGACACCCCCATGCGATTCGCGCCGCGCCCGTGCGCCTTTTGCCGCGCCGGTGCGCGAAAAGCGAAACGCCTGTGCGCCGAACACCCCTGCACGACCATCAATTCAAACGCCAAGACCCCGACCCCGAAGTGGCCGGTCATATGGGAGGGCGCATCGGTCGCTCACTTCGCCGACCCATTCCGGGTCGGGGTTCGCGGCCGGTCCGCAGTGATTTGTGTCTTGCATTCATGGAGGGGCCGATCGATGACCGGGCCTGCGCGACTATCGCGCGGCGAGCGGCGCCTTCTGAACGTCCGGGTAGGCGTAGAGTTGTCCTTGCGGCGACCGATAGAATCGCGGGTGTTCGTGAAAGGTGGGACTGAACATGCTCATCGTCAGATCCAGTCCCGCGACGCGAGTGCCGGTGATGTCCAAGATCGAGGGAGAGATATTGGTGATGCTCAGCTTCTTTGCAGCGTTGTGTTTCACCGCGGCGCATTTTTCGGGAGAGTCGTCTTGGAGCTTCCTGGAGCACCATATGAACGCCGCCGTGCGAAGGTCGTACTGAGTTCCAATATCGTGTCCATACAGGCGCCGACCGTCATCGCCCAGATTCTCTCCGTGATCCGACACGTACATCACCAGCGCCCGGGAATTGCGGGTCTCCACCGTTTTGATCACCTGCGAGATCAGGTCATCGGCGTACAGCACGCTGTTGTCATACGTGTTGATGAGCGTCTCTTTGCGTGTAGCGCCTGTTTCGGGGTACTTTGCGAAATTCTGAGGATAGCGCAGGGAATAAAGAAAATGATTGCCGGTGGTGTGGAGCACAATAAACAGTTTGGCGGGCTTTTTGTGGGTTGAAAGGATTTGGGCAAGGTCATCCACGAGCACGCCGTCGAGCTTGCGATCATAGAAGCGCGTCACATCCGATTCCGCGGCGATCTGATAGATGATGCCGGACCAGGGCGTGATCGCTTGCGTGGTGAGCCAATATGTTTCGAATCCGGCTTCTTTGAAAGCGCTGACAATGGAGCGTTGCGATTCGACGGCGTCCCAGTCTTCGACGGGCGCCAGACTCAACATCGACGGGACGGC
Proteins encoded in this window:
- a CDS encoding DNA topoisomerase IV subunit A yields the protein MAKKTTKSKAAPASAPTKKIKIVRSKRRPGDTAAKLVGMADDIAKQVGKENDPGVDIPTRALSNVSFDSKSRLIRMGDNTQRRSFFNLGQAKKFMQTTLIASGCSELIRQEKTTSIRDLFYHCKHTIEGTKENTFDEQSESDPIIEDLEVTVAALREELGLFAEPKGAMVGPMVIEDNGDTIDLSKMGSGGWAIPSIVEDDIIKFKRGSAKYILLIEKGAVWRRFSEDRYWEQHKCMIIHGGGQPPRGVRRLIWRMHNELKLPVYVLVDNDPWGYYIYSVVKQGSINLAFESERMAIPSARFIGMSAFDAERFDIPKTVAIKLNDQDIRRAKEVLNYEWFQKKEWQKEIKKMLSLGVKLELEALSNKDFSFITEQYLPRKLKDKQWLD
- a CDS encoding methyltransferase domain-containing protein, producing the protein MYRKTMQPTSVTRGKGLLETWLAHRRAAMADRLIPPGLRDGRLLDIGCGSVPYFLTHTQFREKHGLDKVATFEIEPLRIGRFDAHADAALPFEDGHFEVVTMLAVFEHIERGRLIGLIDEIHRVLRPGGCYILTTPAGWTGPMLSVMKWMGLVSAVEIDEHVGSYSRGTIRGVMRETRFGEAGLTMGAFELGMNTWAKVTKGG
- a CDS encoding glycosyltransferase — protein: MRLSVVMPVYNEAATIRRVVERVRAVGLDMELIIVDDGSTDGTRDELAKIAAEMTDLRVIYHDHNKGKGAALATGFKHATGELVIIQDADMEYDPAEYPELIKPIVDGNADVVFGSRFISSHPHRVLYYWHSVGNRLITLFSNMFTNLNLTDIEVCYKVFRREIIQGITIEENRFGFEPEITAKIARMRCRVYEVGISYSGRTYAEGKKIGWRDGVRALWCIVKYNLLT